AAGTTTGTATGTGTTTGAGGATGAGATGGGAAAAAGAGATATCTTTATATCTATGAAAGTTTAGACACAAATTAAGTCAGCTAGTGACATTGATCGATGTAAGTAAATGACATGATATATAGTTGAGAGTTGGTCCAGATACCATACCTAACAACGGCATGGCCGAATCGCGTGCGTGCGAATTTATTGTTAGTCACGCAGAAGCCGTGCATTTCTCACATGTTCGTGAACGAATGTCATGCTCAAGGTAAGAATTGTTCTTTTATTCGGGTCGATTCTAtttatcgtttgaaaaaaACAACACACACGTATATGTATGCAGAGgataataatcgtaaataaaaaagttggacgtcttttttatagaaaaattaatttagagtTAATAAGATGAACTATCGATTGCCGATTGTGAATAGGCAGgcgtttctataaatttaaatgatcTTAAGCTGTTTCATAAGTGCAAACGAACGATACAATTACTTTCATTTTAGAACTTCGCGATCTATGTTGacaaaagaacaaatatttcactgGATGATTAAACTGTTCGCAAAGGTTCTTTGGATTTCGAATGAGATTTTAAATAGGAGGACACGCGATTGTTCTTTTCATCAGCGTTCGACCGTCTTTTCGCacatgtttaataaaaatcaagtaatgaaatttcgaaatgctTAAATTACTAACTCCATTCGCCAGAGGGCATAATTTAAGTTTAAACGTCTATTTTTAAACGACCCCACtctgtgtgtgtgcgtgtgtgtgcgtgcgtgcgtgcgtgtgtgtgcgGGCGCGCGTGTGTGCGTGTCGTGAAACGTAAAGTAGCATCTTTCTCCGCGCCAAGGTATTTTTCTAAGTAGCTTTGCTGCTTGTAAATTTTAGTCAGTGTCAATGTTAAGCATCTTTGTTGCGATCAGTCGTCTCTGCCTCTTTTTCCCATAGACATGTTTAAGTTATAAAAACTTGgaagttatacatatattatgtattacgtatatattatatggaTACAATCGAACACGTTCgtgtatgtaatttttttaaagttcaAAATACGCAATTTGTCAGGCGTTTCGGTAAAACTtacgtatttatatagaaaGGTAAAAACAAGTGGCGGGTTAGAGAACGCAAAGAAGATATAGAAACATATAGAAAAGGAACACAAGTTTCTTTCGTGGAAAGGGatagaaaggagaagaagTTGAGTAGGAAATCGAAATTTGAGGGTATATCTCAAAAGAGATAATCACATACCACTTCATAGTTTCAAGTAAAGACTAAGCACATAAAGATTGTGCCAAGTGGAAAGTTGGTTACACaaagacgacgacgatgacgacgacgacgtcaAGTAGAATAATTACGATGACGTTTGCGTGTAGCGCACGGTGGTAACAACGATAACGGTAGCAAGGGCGATAGTAATAGTAGATCGATGCGTCGATCGATGCGAGATTCGGCACtagaaacgaacgaacaatTCGATCGGTTCCTCGGATGGAATCGATATAAACGTAGCGCGATTTCTAGTGAATGGTTTCACGATCCTCCTCATCTAGGGCACGAATCAGCGAACGAATACAATTCGTCGCCGCGATCTAGATAACACCGTGAGTTCGTTTACGAACCGGTGGCCCAAGTTCTCTGACGACGAGCGAGTTAGAGCCAGAAAGCGAATCGTCGCGTTCCACTGGCATTGGACATTGGACACACACTGACACGAGACACGATCAGCGTGATGTTCCGTTTCTTCCATCGCCGCCTCCTTCCCTTCTCGATCTTCCCTGCCGTCCAACCCGTTCACCCCGGTCCCCGTGCCCTACCTATATGTCCCCCCTCTGTAGTGGCCTACGAAGTCGCACGCCTTGAACCGAACCGATTGCGCACGCTACtgttacatatgtatatgtacgtaaGTATATCTGATACCAGCTACACGCTTTCGGTACACATCTATCAAActgtttttctctcttctttcttgcAAACATGTATCTATTCtaatctattgttctattgttcacgtttaattaacaattacatAATCTTCCATAATCTTCCAATGTTATTCTATATTccataatacataattatataattacatatataatatctaaTCGATTAATTGGTTAATCAGTTTATGATATGTCCACTTATTAGTGATCTCATgtcaaatatgtatgtatttgatatttaatggtCGACGATGATGAGAAGcgcaaattttgtttttcgataagaaaaaagaaaaaatcggcAAAGATTTAACTGATTTCAATAGAAATCCGATAATTCCGCGAATTACAggcatacaatatatatatatatatatatatatatatatatatatatatatatatatcggcGCCCGCGATTTCAGGATTGGAATGCGGTAAtgatacttccttaggttccACACTCACCTTTTGCGATTGATTCATGATGGCTATGAGCTGGTCCATTGTTACAAAAGGCGatgatcccacttctgatgtcgggttggGGTtaaggggcgtttaatgagtcttcgccggtgttgttcattgttgttgcacaaacgtttattacacagATATAGTTGGTACAAGATCGACAAGcggccgcggtaactagacgctaatgacaatgacactaggttcgatatagcgaatcaaCGGTCCACGGAATAACGAATGTACTTTGCTTCgtagtctaagtcggactcgtcttactactcgtgatacaaggatcgcttgattagctctttgctaagacgtagattattcacctattgtacaaacacactaggcgtatggctaatgagactgcccGAAAGAGAATGACTTtacgtcacgacgacgctgcagaggaaaactatgatgggatgtgcctaagggtACGAGATCATCgaattcgtcaaagaaagcctccgcacggagggtgagggaaatagacgttgctgttaattggttaatttctatgttggcggttagaaaaggatgctagccgcccttgagagagagttcctagcaggaaGCGTCGTACGTGAACAAATCAgatctcccatatcttcccgcaataggtggcagatttacgggctgatagaataaggactgtttgtcaatctgaaggactttagttaacaaagtcctaagatttgtagcggttcctcaggctatctgaacataaactgtgaatgatgcatcggcatctggcgatcatcttacccaaagaatggggtctgtgtgtggcgagccgcggggccgttggaatgtcttattgtcaagtgtcggcactgccaattctttataggaaagctatgtaacttcatatctccgttaggtggaacgttcatcccgtgaccgtggctacgcttcggcgaccgtttgtcgcctcgagcctaagctcattgtctcaagtttcgaatgactgtgtttgggttatttcgtaaatgctacggtattgaggcttttccaaataattccaacgggggggggtccgctgtcctttcatctccgacatatatatatatatatatatatatatatacgtatgtatatacagaATATTGGTTCGATATGTCGATCGATACTGTTCGTATTGTATATCTTACTATGGGATTACGCTACTACGAAATATATAACGATTACACAAATGTTTgcgtaaatataatacataatgcATGATAATACATGACGGTATTCCTACTTTTTTTCAGACGTTGTGCCGAATTAAATGATTTTAGCCGAGATTCTTTGTGAGAAAATATACACGGCTATATTTCGCGTATTTCGTCTTCGCATTTAGCAACGTTGTGTTATTTCGGTACAGCATCGGTTAGAATATGCTCACACGAGATTCACACGATTCTTATATTCGACGAATATCAAAACCAATTTTTCTAGACAGTCGCCAACGATAATCGATTCACTTCATCGTCTTTCGTGTATAGAacaacttttaattttgttttcatcGAAATACAATCAATTACCGAAATCGAAATTCCATAACCGGGACGGACGAAAGAACtacaagaaagaagaagatattaatccagtgtgtgtgtgtgtgtgtgtgtgtgtataccGCACAGCATATTATTACACACGCGCATACAAACACGTGTGCGAACGACGGAATGCTAATTTTCAGTTTCTCTACGTAATTCAATTATTctatgttatatcttttatatcaaGCAAATGAACTGGGCGCGACTATGCTACTATGCCAGAATCGAGAATAGCAACGGTTGAACGAAATACCGGAATACCAGACGTTGATTGAACACCGCTTATGGAACAAAAGTAGTTCTGTCCATGCTCGTATCAACGATAATATATCCAATCGTCGAGTCGATTAAACACTTTTATTGTTTCACTTATATACTTTAATAATGCATTCGTGTGATCattgtgaattatttttatatctttgtgTTGgtataaagttaattaaacttcatattttccatattcttTGACACTTTTCGTAAGTAATAATTCACACATCTCGCCTATTGTcagatacgtataatatacatgtatacatatatatacacatacatatacgtaaataaTATGCGAATGTTAATCTACCTTCCACGTATGTAGTATGATATTTTGTCGGTTAAAACTGAGTCACTGTTATCTTTTTCACGTTTTACAACAATTGTTACAAAGATTATCGAGTTGTATGAACTTACCGATAGCATATTAAACTAATTcatattcgtttaattataagTTTAATACATATCGTATAAGtaattgttatatatgtatatatgtatgtattaatacgatttttcatattttgtttcttgtcGTCTGTTTTTGTTAATTTGTCCATTAATTTCCATTCAAAATAATTCGTGTAACTtcattggaaatatttatgcgACATGTAAGTATGTTACAAACACAAAGATAAGTAACGGATCAAGGTTCAACAGCGTTCTGACATCCACCTTATTGTCTCGGTTTCTCTGGTTGTTATAATGCGAACAGTTCAAAAGATTTTCAGAGGTCGCTGTATTCGTCGACCTTTCTTTGACTTTGTTGAGCCAAAGCGTCACGACGATAGGAGATACTTGAAAGTGATCGGGAGTTTTGCCAGTAGCTGCAACGCTAAACGAAGTGGATTAAAATCGAGAAGCGATAATAACACGTTTCCTgttatacgtaatactgtatcaAGTTCATATATTCAAACATATTCAAAATTCAGAGGCATGGCGTTAAACAAGCTCAGCATCGATAAAGTGGATCTTACGGATAAACGCGTTCTCACACGGTATAACTCTCTTTTACCTAGAAAAtgattattacgtaaaatgcGTAACTTCACCACGTAACATATCAAAGTTTTaggttaaataatttaaataataaatttaacctTATGGTACTCGTGAACATTAACTTCATTATACTTCGCTATAGGGTAGATTTCAATGTACCTTTGAAGGATGGTAAAATCACCAATAACCAGAGAATCGTTGCTGCTTTGGATACAATCAAATATGCTCTtgaaaagaaagcaaaatcTGTTGTTTTAATGTCACATTTGGGACGTCCAGATGGTAAACGAGATATGAAATACTCTCTTAAACCTGTTGCGGAAGAACTAAAGTCCTTACTTGGAAAGGAGATTCTATTCTTGAACGACTGTGTCGGATCTGAGATTGAAACCGCATGTGCCAATCCAGCGCCTGGAACTATTATCTTACTTGAAAACTTAAGATTTCACATAGAAGAAGAAGGTAAAGGAGTAGGAGCAGATGGAACTAAAGTAAGCAAATTACACGCTATTGTTTACATGCTATATAATAGATTTGACTAGGTAAAACCAACAAACcgtttctgttttttattttcctttcttttttctttctctctccttttaGGTAAAAGCAGAGAAGGGAAAAGTAGAGGAATTTAGGAAATCATTGAGAAAATTAGGAGACATTTATATTAACGATGCCTTTGGTACAGCCCATCGAGCTCACAGTTCTATGCTTGGTGAAGGATATGAAACAAGAGCAAGTGgttttcttttgaaaaaagaattggAATATTTTGCCAAAGCGCTGGATAATCCTGAAAGACCATTCCTGGCTATACTAGGCGGTGCCAAAGTTGCTGATAAAATACAgttgattaataatttgttgGATAAGGTTAACGAGATGATCATAGCTGGCGGAATGGCTTACACTTTTCTAAAGATATCGAAAAACATGAAGGTAAATACAGCATGGTAAACTGTTGTttgaaatatctaaattaaaagtataatgtTCGTGTTCCAGATTggtaattcattatttgacGAAGAGGGTGCGAAAATCGTTAATGAATTATTGTCTAAAGCTGAGAGAAATAAAGTTCAAATACATCTGCCCGTTGATTTCGTTATCGCGGACAAATTCGCAGAAAATGCAGCTGTTGGCACTGCGGACGTAGAAAATGGTATACCTGATGGTTGGATGGGACTTGACAACGGACCGAGATCGAGCACCTTATTTAGTGGTAAAGTATTCATTTATTCTCAGTCATCGACATGTATCTGAGATTTTCAGATAAATcaatatcgtaaaaatatttgtttataactttattcaatttaatgCACAGAACCTATTAAAAGAGCAAAAACGATCGTATGGAATGGCCCGGCAGGTGtctttgaatttgaaaattttagtaaAGGTACAAAGAGCTTAATGGACAATGTTGTAGAGACAACGTCACGAGGTACTATTACCATAATCGGTGGCGGTGATACAGCCACTTGCGCTGCTAAATGGAAAACAGAAGATAAAGTAAGCCATGTGAGCACCGGTGGTGGCGCAAGCTTAGAACTTCTTGAAGGAAAGATTTTACCGGGAGTTGCGGCCCTTTCTCCGTTATAATCTCTGCTCGATGTCATTTACATCATCTTTAGATTTTGGTTAGcatctttatttaaaagatgttaattttctttaattaccaATCTAGCATCAtagtataatgaaataaaataaaataggatATTTATCGTTGTGTATAAATTACCTCAGTAATCTATACCGTATCGGTATAATTTATGTTTGGAAAATTCCTTTTGCTTTCACATGTGAGATACATCTGCACTCGTGTATATAAAAAGCATAAAATGTGTTTATAATCGCATGAaaacaattacatatatactaGATGTAACGTTTCAATATCATTgttgaaattgttaaattctgcatgctattatttcctcgtgtaacgatttttctatcaaaaacgACATACGATGTTCAACAAGAATGCCGCAACCTctgatataatataacttgCTTGCGAGAGAAAGTAATAGCATAGCATACAAACATGAATAATCGtacaaaaaatgtatgtaCTGTATGTAAAGATGGAAATGCAAAAATGGACAAATatggataaataaattaataaaagaaatgttatGCAATTATTTTGTGTATTGTTGAAGTTCCACTGAAAATAATCAGGTTTCACTCTTTACAAATGTAATGGtgttctattattttcaagcgtatacaaaaaatatctaatGTTTGCAGCAATACATATTCATACATACGTACGCATGTATATACTCACATACATTAGGAGGAACATTACTATTTACAAACATGATGCACtgataaatatcattattgagaataataaattatgttaaataGTCTTCCATGTATCGCTTATAGcagatatgtatattgtaatacatgtatattatatgctatatatgtatattacaacACATCTAAAAGATCCATACATAGAACATCCCGATTCGTTATTTAcctcgatattttattttaaacaacaacctcttgtattattataaacgcAGAGgtcaaagaataattattaggATGGATTTACATTAAGCAACAATTCTGCGGTGTTTCCATGCTGCGTAGTAACGCTGGAATCACAGGATCGCCCTCAGTATCAGTTTGAAAAAGCGTTGTCTGTTCTCCTATTAATTCTTCAGGTAATTGACCACAAGCTTGTATTTCTTGCATAAACGAtattattgtttcaaaacgtttctttttcacttCTTCCGTATCACCATCTTTCTCTTTATCGAGTTCCATACATACCTAAAATAAAAggatacttttatatatactttatatcaGGATTGACATAACTTGTTATCCTATGTGGAAATAATTGTTGTTCGAGTGAAAATGGCTTTTGTCTATAATTGTCCCTATTGGATAATCACCTGCTGCATTAATTCAAGCTGTTTTCTAAACCTCTGAAGGTCACTCGATGATATCGctgtcttcttctcttctaaCCATTCAGGATACTTATCTACTAATTCTTTTAGTGACGgatacaaaatttcttttgaCAATAAATGCTGTAGCATTCCTTGCATGAATGGTGGAATGGCACCTGGCCCATCTTCCAAGGATGCTAATCCAAACATTTCAGATAAATCAGCTTCGCTCTACAATGTTTTCACGAAAAAAGACATATTTCAGGAtacaaagaattaaataaaagaaagaccCTCATGATTTCTGAAACAATTACCTGTAAGTTTTCGGATGTTGTAGACAAGTCGTTTAATGCTTGTGCAATGGCAGTTTGAAAGTCTCTACTCACACTATCTTTATCAAAGGTTTCTTCGTTGTTTATCGCACTAGCAACTGTCTGTGCCATCCTTTGAGAAGTAACTCCTAATTCGCTATCTGTTTCTAATgggaaaatttgttaataatatcttttttgtgtttttcatAAACAATTACCATTTTGAATGAAATGTCGCAGGCTTTCTACAAATTGTTCTGCTGCTTGTTTAACAAAATCTGTAGTCCAAGCATCTTCCGATATATCAGTTGTGTTCTTATCTGTCGTGGATTCTAAAGTATCTGCTTTACGCGTATCCTCTTTATCTGATACTTGTTCTTTGTTGAAGTCCTTCAAAGCACCTGAGTCAATGATTATACAACTGTCAATCCTATCAAAGTTTAGtgtaaaacaaacaaatattgCTAGGTATTCTAGTtggtctttttcttttaattacgtaataaaagaatcggcatattactatttattattacaaaacaatataaatatttctttcctgttcctctttcttcctttactttaactaaattaaataaatacttttccaAATAAAGTTGTAAGAAAAGTATGCAATAAACGtattaaatagaaagagagagataaaaGTAGATATTCATACAGTTTGAGGTTaggatttttaaattatgtttattataaattcacCAGAATGTTATAATTACTCACTGTCTAACAAATCGTTTAATTCTTGATCTTCCGTTTGGTTCGTTGAGTTTTCGTCAGCCATAGCTAtcgttttgtaattttgtcgTTAAACCCTAAATCACTATgcgaaaatatgaaacttaTAATATATGCAACAAAACGTTATAGCTTTATCATCGTTTACATATATCAGCATATGCATGCATGTGGACAAAACATGAATGAATGAATTCTCTGATTTCTGATACCAGTTAATAttaatcgagaatcgattgtaattttaaaacaacGACATATTCTTTTGATCCTGTTACGTTTTTTCTTGGGTTCTTTCAAGAAAAAAGTACATGGATTGGTGTCTGCTCGCAGGAATGCGCGGGAATTCAAAAAGACTTTGATGTTTCTAAACGATCGTTTAttctaatttgtatttttcgatTGCAACAGAAAGAAGTTCACGTTCAAGAATCAAAACTGGATTAGATTAAAAAACTCCCTTTCTTAGCTTTCAATCTTCGACACCTATCCTTTCTTTTGGAGCTTGGTGCAGGGTCACCTGTCCTGGTGTTTCTGGCCCGATGATTCAATGGGCCTCATCTTCCTGAATAAATGGAGTGGGAGCGTTGTGTTTCGTGGAGAAAAGTGTCTACGTGTGCGGCGATGAGGAGGAAGGCGAGAAGGAAATGGCGCAAGACGGAAAGACAACAAAATTTCTAAGGAAGTGAAAGACACGAGTCGAGGATAAAACATCGTTAATTTATGCGGcacgtaataaatattctaaagaTGCCCCTCAAGACGCTCAGATCCATTATTCATACATGCGTGCGCAGTCCATTCCATCGACCACCAAGGGATGAACGGAATGTCCTTCTGTCATTGGTTGCTCTAACAGATCATTATTCTGAAAGTTGCCGAACGCAAATCAAGTTACCAAGTtagcatacatatatactagTATATACGTATGCATATGTACCATTGTTTTATGTACAGGTCTGAAACAGGTTCTGTGGCGGAGAATGTCACGATTATACGACGACCTGTGTTTTTCCTATCCGCTACCAGCGGCGTTGCTGCagagtaataataataataataataaaaataaaaaaaaaagaaaaaaaaggggaTGCAAGATCATAATTTTGTGTCCCCTAAAGCGAAGTTTAACcataaatagaaatgtttatgcataaataacgtatatctacTTATAAAGCGTTACAAAagttataaaatgtttacttGATTACTTGCATCACGTGTTACTTTGTTGAAATTGTTTTAGCTACTCGACATCAGCGTCCTGTGTGTAGTGGATAATTCAAGAAACTTTCTGTCCTCAAATTTGGAACTACCCCCTCCACAGGAGTTTCCTGACCTGTGTGTACGATCGTGGTCTTAAGCAAAAGATTTTaactttgaaaagaaaatgaatataagACGATTCTGCGTATAAGCGTCTGCTTCTTCTTGATGAACCTTCTTAAGCAATCACTGAATGAATTCGTGATTCCTTAAGGGAAATAAGATTGACTTTACAAAGATGCATTACTTTGTAGAAATTTAAGCATTGTCTTAAGAACGAACTATGAATACGGCCCTATGAACACTCGGTAACTGAATAATTCACCAGATGACGCTGGTAAGTTTATGAGAAACAATATTGTAAGATTTAGTAAGTGTTAAACTATATCCctgattatatttttaataaaaaatattgattaaaaaatatcaaatacaaaTACTGTAACTATCTTTTCAATATTCTAACAAGAAAAgagttttatatttcaatgatatttcactagattttaaattttttatgttaGAAATAGTCGAATGATATTTTAGTTATTACATACTCTTTAGTATACGATATCTTTTTCTAGTAGTGCGtcattaaaattatgtatagaAACGTGACTTTATAAATCGATATCAGTTGAAGTAAACCACCTTTGATACACATAGCTAGTCTTAAAATCGAGTgttcttttttatgtaatcAATGTTATTAGAAAAcacaatgaaaattaattgaaattaaatagcGACAATAATTCGTCGTACAAAGTTGACATTGATTAAtagatatcttttatttgattgtgatattatatatatatatatatatatatatataagatacaattgacgaagaaatttctatgatGACGAATATAAAGGAAGTTGacttataagaaaaaatgtagCAATAATAAACATTAAACGTATAAGTACctattaaacataaatgtttatattgtttttcgtcaattttttcttttaatttctatcgaaTAAAGACGATTTTAACTGTGATTAATTCTAAGAATGCAAGGTAgagtaagaaaaaatatgaatatcttCGGAAGATATTGGAATAGTTAGAAGTTTGATAGAATCTGTCGGTAGGATATGCTACCAGGTCAAGTGAAATCAATTGAAGCAAGAATTAATTGATGCAGGAATATAGGAGAATAGAAGAATCGAGGGGGAAGAAGAGGCGACGCATTAACGTAGTTGTGTTCGTTGTTAGAGGAAGCCGGAGGCTCGTCTAACGACGTAcgcgttaaaattaaatccagCCGGAGGCCGACGGCTACGTCTTGccgacggcgacgacgacggcgacgtcGCGACTTGATGCGTCCTCTAGCTCAGTCTCAAGAGCACACCCTGGGTGGACGGATGCTCTGATCTTCGATATTTCGCTGCCCGTATTTTCGTGATTTTATCGTCGATTTCATCGGTAACACGTTCAGCAGATCTTTTCACAATCAGCGCTATAAGACGTGCAGGTTCGCTCATTGAGAAACAACGGACTCTTGCCGAACTGTTCTCTTCATTCTATTCTTTCTATCGTTTCTACTTCGCTTGAGCACGAGGTAATTAATAATGTCATGCTTTTCTTATAACAGCTTTTAGACTCCTTGTTGACGTCAATGGACCATGTCCTGATTTTTCACGGTCGGCATATTGGCTCGAGCGAActaatatatttcatcttaTATAGAACGAATCTTATATGGaggaatcatttttttttcctttcacgTGCGAAACCTTTAAACGTTGGTTCATTGGTCGAAcgtataaatgttaaatatgcATAGCATATTCAAGAATTCTTGCCAATTCACGTCGAGTGATTTGCGAGAAACATGCTCatttaaaacgtaattaataatctactataaatatatatgtatatatatatatgtatatatatatttttttttttttaacacaaGGAATTAAGAGAGTAAAACTCACAACATcaagtagaaaaagaaagtatatcaattttaattctaaatcaaattatacgttataatttgCTCCTAAATTTTGTGTATTTATCTGTTTTTGAAATCCTAAATAGCGAACAGTGTGAATTATGTTGATGTTTTCGAAATATGTAATTAGCACAAAAGttacattaatttctaacgatTTTCTTGAATGATCGTAGGACGAAATTTTCAATAGAAGTGGGGAGTGTGTCATCGAGCCACTAGCCTTGATTCTTTGCCAAATAATTGATAGGGAAAGCGTACTGTTGTCACATTCTCGCGCTAATTTTACGTACATTATCTACGACGCATAATTGACAATTGTCATTATTCTAAcgatatatctatttttatctttaataatttatgcgGAAACTGCAATATTTCAGTCAATTACAAAATTGCATATCACCTTTCTCTTTTCGGTAATAATTGCCATCTAAAAACGAAATCTGTACATTTCCAACGTGCTTGAATAGTATAGTAAGAGTATAGTACTCGATGTAAATTTATGTCAATTATCGACATGTCGCTCACCTCACCGATTTCGATGAgttttgtatatattgtaaaagTGAACATTTCCAACGACTTCTTCCTATACGTAAAATCGCAGCTCGGTcttagtttccgagatattcggAAAAAAACTGTCGATACCACACTGTGAATTCTGCCTATATTTGTAGGCGTCCGCGTAGGCTGTCAGCGTATGCGCCAGTATTGGTTGCCGGCTACCTTAAGACGCGACCGCCGGATAAAATAGCGTCCATTGTTTGCATAAAGATATGCAAACAAACTAcaaacaaaagataagaattAGATTTAGACTAGGCGTCATTTTATTCGTTTGTCTTACAGCGGCCGATAAGCAATATCGACGCATACGCTGCCGTACTGACGCACAATTATAGGCAAAATTCACAGCAGTGGTATCGACAGCTTCTTTccgaatatctcggaaactaagACCGAGCGGCGATTTTACGTATAGGGAAAGGTGTGTTGCAAACGTTGATTTCTACAACATCTTCGAAAATCATTGAGATCGGCTAGGTGGCTGAGATATTGATATTTTCCAAAAGTGATAAATACGTTGGTTTATCgctttatgtatattttcttcgGTGTTGTAAGGAAAAATGGATCGAGACGATGAGGACTTTGGAGAAGGTTTTGTCGCAGAATCTCATCCACTTAGGCCAACGCATCTTTCTGTTCCTATTAATGGTCGACCAGATTCCAGAGCACCTAGTATCAGCAGCAGTGTTAGCGATATGGACGTTCCGATTTAT
This Bombus pascuorum chromosome 1, iyBomPasc1.1, whole genome shotgun sequence DNA region includes the following protein-coding sequences:
- the LOC132910872 gene encoding probable phosphoglycerate kinase, with protein sequence MALNKLSIDKVDLTDKRVLTRVDFNVPLKDGKITNNQRIVAALDTIKYALEKKAKSVVLMSHLGRPDGKRDMKYSLKPVAEELKSLLGKEILFLNDCVGSEIETACANPAPGTIILLENLRFHIEEEGKGVGADGTKVKAEKGKVEEFRKSLRKLGDIYINDAFGTAHRAHSSMLGEGYETRASGFLLKKELEYFAKALDNPERPFLAILGGAKVADKIQLINNLLDKVNEMIIAGGMAYTFLKISKNMKIGNSLFDEEGAKIVNELLSKAERNKVQIHLPVDFVIADKFAENAAVGTADVENGIPDGWMGLDNGPRSSTLFSEPIKRAKTIVWNGPAGVFEFENFSKGTKSLMDNVVETTSRGTITIIGGGDTATCAAKWKTEDKVSHVSTGGGASLELLEGKILPGVAALSPL
- the LOC132911017 gene encoding peroxisomal biogenesis factor 19 isoform X1, coding for MADENSTNQTEDQELNDLLDSALKDFNKEQVSDKEDTRKADTLESTTDKNTTDISEDAWTTDFVKQAAEQFVESLRHFIQNETDSELGVTSQRMAQTVASAINNEETFDKDSVSRDFQTAIAQALNDLSTTSENLQSEADLSEMFGLASLEDGPGAIPPFMQGMLQHLLSKEILYPSLKELVDKYPEWLEEKKTAISSSDLQRFRKQLELMQQVCMELDKEKDGDTEEVKKKRFETIISFMQEIQACGQLPEELIGEQTTLFQTDTEGDPVIPALLRSMETPQNCCLM
- the LOC132911017 gene encoding peroxisomal biogenesis factor 19 isoform X2, translated to MADENSTNQTEDQELNDLLDSALKDFNKEQVSDKEDTRKADTLESTTDKNTTDISEDAWTTDFVKQAAEQFVESLRHFIQNDSELGVTSQRMAQTVASAINNEETFDKDSVSRDFQTAIAQALNDLSTTSENLQSEADLSEMFGLASLEDGPGAIPPFMQGMLQHLLSKEILYPSLKELVDKYPEWLEEKKTAISSSDLQRFRKQLELMQQVCMELDKEKDGDTEEVKKKRFETIISFMQEIQACGQLPEELIGEQTTLFQTDTEGDPVIPALLRSMETPQNCCLM